CATTGAACATCGTTTTAGAGGCATAGTTGCCGAAAATAGTGTATAACAACATACACTCTTCTCCTGGCAGGACAAAAATGCAAAAAATATCCCAAACAATGTACCGCGAAGCAGTAGATTGTTTGGGATAAATGAAGCGTTATACCACGAATGGTTTACAATGCTTCTGCATGTTGAGAAACATCCAAGCCAAGCTCTTCATCTGTTTCTTCGACGCGCAATGGAGCGATAAGATCGGTGATCTTCAATAGTACCAATGAACCCACGAAGGCAAAAAATGACACCGCAAATAACGCGACCATATGGACAAAAAACAATTTCGTCTCGCCAAAAAATAGGCCATTGTCCACAACAAGCGGATTAACATTATGATGAGCAAACACACCGGTAAGTACCATACCAACCATACCGCCTACCCCGTGACAAGGGAACACATCCAACGTATCGTCTATACTTGTTTTGCTTCTCAGATATACAACCAGATTACTAACCAAAGCACCAACCAAACCAATGATCATCGCATGTGGAATACTGACAAAACCAGCTGCTGGAGTAATTGCAACCAAACCAACAACAGCACCGATACATGCCCCCATTGCTGAAGGTTTTTTTCCACGTATGATATCAACAAATATCCATGCCATCGCGGCCATAGCCGATGCTGTAGTTGTGGTCGCAAAAGCATATGCTGCCAACGAATTTGCTCCACCGGCAGAACCGGCATTAAATCCAAACCAGCCAAACCATAAAAGTGCTGTACCCAAGATCACGTAGCTTATACGTGCTGGATTATGACTTTGTGTCTTACGTCCTTTTAAATAAATAGCAGCTGCCAACGCCGCCCAACCAGCCGACATGTGTACAACTGTACCACCGGCAAAATCAAGAACACCAAATTTTGCCAATATACCTTCTGGATGCCACGTAGCATGTGCCAATGGCATATAAATAAAAATACTGAACAGGATTATGAATAACATAAATG
The Sphingobacterium multivorum genome window above contains:
- a CDS encoding ammonium transporter gives rise to the protein MKKIIPLIVLVLLGVLGLVFPSIDLSDLNKTEFDTGDTAWLLTSSALVLIMTPGLAFFYGGMVSKKNVISTMMQSFICMCLMTILWVIVGFSLAFGDDIGGIVGDPRTFFMMKGTLGNVAWGALPTIPLVLFAMFQLKFAIITPALITGAFAERIRFNSFMLFIILFSIFIYMPLAHATWHPEGILAKFGVLDFAGGTVVHMSAGWAALAAAIYLKGRKTQSHNPARISYVILGTALLWFGWFGFNAGSAGGANSLAAYAFATTTTASAMAAMAWIFVDIIRGKKPSAMGACIGAVVGLVAITPAAGFVSIPHAMIIGLVGALVSNLVVYLRSKTSIDDTLDVFPCHGVGGMVGMVLTGVFAHHNVNPLVVDNGLFFGETKLFFVHMVALFAVSFFAFVGSLVLLKITDLIAPLRVEETDEELGLDVSQHAEAL